The proteins below come from a single Corylus avellana chromosome ca3, CavTom2PMs-1.0 genomic window:
- the LOC132174867 gene encoding probable protein phosphatase 2C 6: MGSCYSSITGKRKDTVEVVMIEAAASNSCTCAAISSISISSSADNKKKTKRQSSGRWKKKSAAASDEGELLRQMMIPENERMVMNGASKVACLYTQQGKKGTNQDAMLVWENYSSRSDTIFCGVFDGHGPFGHMVAKKVRDSLPLILCTQWKTKSSGDQSSLCKTENDHESMNTEETASQNMDDEWYETLEVEAIEELPEMYMPLKQSMLKAFKLMDKELKLHPTIDCFCSGSTAVTLLKQDQDVVIGNVGDSRAVLATRDEGNSLIALQLTVDLKPDLPGEAARIQRCRGRVFALQDEPEVARVWLPNNDSPGLAMARAFGDFCLKDFGLISVPDVYYHHLTERDEFIILATDGVWDVLSNKEAVDIVASAPGRSTAARALVDCAIRAWRLKYPTSKNDDCAVVCLFLEDVPASSEAVANNDMKKTAQETMERVTVTDEKMGGFEVNDSKNYFLEHSGTLRGSEEIMPASEFTEEKVSAKFESQSKRSLAECISTAEDEEWSALEGVTRVNSLLSLPRFLSGDRKAASWRKWL, translated from the exons ATGGGTTCTTGCTATTCATCAATTACAGGAAAGAGAAAGGACACGGTGGAAGTAGTTATGATAGAGGCTGCTGCTTCAAACTCTTGTACGTGTGCGGCCATATCATCAATTTCTATTTCGTCTTCCGCTGATAACAAGAAGAAGACTAAGAGGCAGAGTTCGGGGAGGTGGAAAAAGAAATCTGCTGCAGCTTCAGATGAAGGTGAGCTGCTCCGTCAGATGATGATTCCCGAGAATGAGAGGATGGTTATGAACGGCGCCAGCAAAGTCGCCTGCTTATATACCCAACAGGGTAAGAAAGGAACTAACCAGGATGCCATGCTTGTTTGGGAG AATTACAGTTCAAGAAGCGATACTATATTTTGTGGGGTATTTGATGGTCATGGTCCTTTTGGTCATATGGTTGCGAAGAAAGTCCGGGATTCTCTTCCACTGATACTATGTACTCAATGGAAAACCAAATCCAGTGGTGACCAGAGCAGCCTTTGTAAGACTGAAAATGATCATGAAAGCATGAACACAGAGGAAACTGCATCTCAAAACATGGATGATGAATGGTATGAGACGTTGGAGGTCGAAGCTATCGAAGAACTCCCTGAAATGTATATGCCACTTAAGCAGTCTATGTTAAAGGCTTTCAAGCTAATGGATAAGGAACTAAAGTTACATCCTACGATTGACTGTTTCTGCAGTGGAAGTACAGCGGTTACTTTATTAAAGCAG GATCAGGATGTTGTGATTGGAAATGTTGGAGACTCGAGGGCAGTGCTGGCGACAAGAGATGAAGGCAATTCTTTGATTGCTTTACAATTGACTGTGGACTTGAAGCCTGATCttccag GGGAAGCTGCTAGGATCCAGCGATGCAGAGGAAGGGTCTTTGCTTTACAGGATGAGCCGGAGGTGGCACGTGTATGGTTGCCTAATAATGACTCTCCTGGTTTGGCGATGGCTAGAGCTTTTGGAGACTTCTGTCTGAAagattttggtttaatttcCGTCCCAGATGTTTACTATCACCATCTTACAGAAAGAGATGAATTTATTATTCTTGCCACTGATGGG GTATGGGATGTCCTCTCAAATAAAGAAGCTGTAGACATCGTGGCTTCAGCCCCTGGTCGGTCAACAGCAGCCAGAGCTCTTGTGGACTGCGCTATTCGGGCATGGAGGCTTAAATATCCCACTTCCAAGAATGATGATTGTGCTGTTGTATGCCTCTTTTTAGAAGATGTACCTGCATCCAGTGAGGCCGTGGCAAACAATGATATGAAAAAGACTGCTCAAGAGACAATGGAGAGGGTGACAGTAACAGATGAGAAGATGGGGGGTTTCGAAGTCAATGATTCGAAAAATTATTTTCTCGAGCATTCAGGTACACTACGAGGCTCTGAAGAGATTATGCCCGCCTCTGAGTTTACAGAAGAAAAGGTTTCTGCAAAGTTCGAGTCCCAATCTAAGAGGAGCCTAGCCGAGTGCATCTCTACTGCAGAGGACGAGGAGTGGTCAGCCTTAGAAGGTGTTACCCGGGTTAACAGTCTGCTAAGCCTTCCCAGGTTCTTGTCTGGTGATAGAAAAGCAGCGAGTTGGAGAAAGTGGCTATGA